GCGTATTGCGCAGCAGCATGAAGAAATCAGGGTTCTGAAAAAACGTGCGGAAATGCTCAAGGCCCACCCAGCTGCTCTGCCAGAAGCCCAGAAATGGCTGGTAATCCTTAAAGGCGAGCAGCACTCCCCACATCGGCACATATTTGAACACCAGGAAATACAGGAGTCCGGGGCTGAGCAGTATGTAGAGCCATTTGTCCCGCTTCAGACGTCTGAAGCGCTGCTCGCGCCTGCTGCGGCGGAAGCTTGTGCCCGCGCTGAGCTCTGCTGCCCCCATTGCCGCTCCTTGCTTCATTTACATTCACCTCCGTATGGATAAGCAACCTTCGCAATGCCCTGCACTTCACTGCATTGCCGTGGCTGCGCTTTCTATTATGGTTGGCGGGTGTTTTTCCGGCAATCGGACTTTTTGGACAGCGATTTGTACGTTTTCTGCGCCGCTTCCGCAATAAAGTCCAAAACCGGCAAAAGTTTACTATTGATTGTGGGGGGCGGACACTATATAGATTGAAATGATAATTTCATTTTTGGGAGAATCGTGACTCCAGAGAAGTTTTGGGCTTCCGGCCGCTGCCCTTCTGCAGATTTCTTTGATTAGACCGCTGTTCGCGGTAGAAATCCGCAGACAGCTGATGCTGTAGATAGCGAGCTTTCCTGCGGAAAGCTTTCAGGCGGACGCTACCGCTCCTACAGCTCCAAAATTCCCCTCCGCCACTCCTCCCAAAATTTATGTTTTCAAGTTCAAACTATATAGCTTAGGGATGGGGAATAGAAAGATAAGATCATACAGAGCCCGTATGGGGCTTTTTCCAGGAGGTTAAAAGAATGAAGCAAAAACTATATTACGGAGCCGCATGGTACCCGGAGCTGTGGGGGGAGGCTGAGCGGCAGCAGGATCTTCGGCTCATGCAGGAGACCGGCATTAATCTGGTACGGATGGGCGAATTCATCTGGTCACTGCTGGAGCCGGTGGAGGGTTCCATCGATGTCCAGCCGTTCGCTGAGCATATCCGTCAGCTTCATGATCACGGCATCGATACAGTCATGTGTACGCCGACCGCAACCCCGCCAATCTGGCTGACTCACAGGCACCCGGAGCGCCTGCACATCCGGGCAGACGGAGCGGTGATGAGCCACGGGTCCAGACAGCATGTCTGCACGAATAATCCTTATTTCCGGCAGCGGGCTGCGGTAATTACGGAAGAACTGGCTAGGGTGCTGGGGCAGCTCCCTGGCCTTGCCGCCTGGCAGCTCGACAATGAGCTGAAGGCGCATGTGGCGGAATGCATGTGCGGGTCCTGCCGCTCCCTGTGGCAGGAGTGGCTGGAGCACCGCTACGGCAGTATCGGAGAGCTGAATGATGCATGGGGAACCGGCGTGTGGAGCCAGACGTACCAGCGGTTTGACCAGGTACCGCAGCCGGTGGCTACGCCTTTCCTGCATAATTCATCGCTCGTCACCCAGTACCGCTTGTTCCAAATGGAGAAGGTTGCGGAGTTCGCTGGGGAACAGGCGGCGATCATCCGCCGCTATTCGGCGGCTCCGATCACGCACAACAGCAATGTTCCTTTTCATCTGGACAATGAGCAGCTGTTCCGGGAGCTTGATTTCGCTTCATTCGACACCTACGCCTCTCAGGCCAACAGGCACGCTTATCTGCTGAACTGTGATTTGTGGCGCGGGTTCAAGCCCGGGCGGGATTTCTGGCTGATGGAGACCGGCCCGGCCTATGCCGCTTCGCTGACAAGCTACGGCGAGCCGCACCCGGACGGCTATCTTACCGCCGAAGCTGTGGCCGCCTACGCGCTGGGAGCAGGCGCCTTCTGCTATTGGCTGTGGCGGCAGCAGCGCACAGGCAGCGAGCAGCCGCACAGCTCGATCATCAGCGCGTGGGGCCAGCCTGCGCTCGGGTATGACAATGTGCGCGCGGCTTCTGCCGCCAGGCTGCAGATTGAGCCGCACATGCTGAATACCCGGCCGGTGCAGGCCGAGGTGGCGATTACTTATTCGGACCGGGCCAAGGCGTTCCTGGCCACGGAGCCGCACCGGCAGCTGAACTACCGTTCCCTGCTGGGAGACTTCTACCGACGGATTCTCGATCTGGGGATTCACCGTGACCTGCTGCCAGAAGGCGGCGATCTCAGCGGCTATAAGCTGCTGTTCACGCCCTTCATACATTATCTGTCGCCGGAATACATGGCGCGGGCGCTTGACTTCACTGCGGGCGGCGGCATCTGGATCTGCGGCCCGCTCAGCGGAGGCCGCACCGCCGAGCATACGCTGCATACGGATGCTGCTTTGGGTGAGCTGGAGCGCCTGGCCGGCGTCTGCTCTAAGTTCGTCTACCCGATGGAGGGAACGGGCAGCATCGGGGAGGCCTTCGGCTGCTCCGCACCGCTGTCGCTGTGGAGCACGGTGTTCGAGCCACTGCCGGACGGAGCCTCCGTAATCGGCGTCATTGCGGAGGGACGGACACCGGGCCTGGCCTACCTGACCGAGCAGCCCTATGGCCGGGGAGCCATCGTGATGCTCGGCTCGCTGCCCTCAGGCAGCGAAGGCGACAAGCAGCTATGCGCGCTGATTGAGCATTATGCCGCCCGCGCCGGAGTCACCCGGCGCAGTGATGTCACACCGGGCAGCATTCTCTGCCCGAGATGCGGCGCTTCCGGTGTGCTGTGGACGCTCGTCAACATGGACGGTCTTGGCGGCAGCGTCACCTTGCCGCGCAGCGGGCAGGATGTGTTGACCGGCACTGCCGTGCCTGCCGGTCCGCTATCACTTGGCGCTTATGAATACAAGCTGATCGCCCTGCAGTAGTGGAACATCCTCCTGCCGATGGCGGAGAGCCCCGCCTCACCGCAACAAGTGGAAAAATGCAGCTTGCTATGCTGATTTCCAAGGGATTTCCGGAAGCAAGTGGATAAACAACAACTAATCATGGCTGTTTTAGCCAGCTTCGGGGAAATGGTTTCATTTAAGTGCTGTTTATCCAATTACTGTTTTGGCAGAGGGCGGTTCTCGCTCAGCAGGTGGAGTTTATCCAACTCTTTCCCTCCCGCATCATTCGCGAGTTGCCTAGTCCTACGGCGCGTGACTCTTAGGCTGGCTGGACCCCTCCCTCTTAGCGGTGTTTCACCAGCAAGAGGAGGAGCGCTTACCTGGGTCCACGCTGGGCACAAC
The window above is part of the Paenibacillus sp. FSL H8-0048 genome. Proteins encoded here:
- a CDS encoding beta-galactosidase; the encoded protein is MKQKLYYGAAWYPELWGEAERQQDLRLMQETGINLVRMGEFIWSLLEPVEGSIDVQPFAEHIRQLHDHGIDTVMCTPTATPPIWLTHRHPERLHIRADGAVMSHGSRQHVCTNNPYFRQRAAVITEELARVLGQLPGLAAWQLDNELKAHVAECMCGSCRSLWQEWLEHRYGSIGELNDAWGTGVWSQTYQRFDQVPQPVATPFLHNSSLVTQYRLFQMEKVAEFAGEQAAIIRRYSAAPITHNSNVPFHLDNEQLFRELDFASFDTYASQANRHAYLLNCDLWRGFKPGRDFWLMETGPAYAASLTSYGEPHPDGYLTAEAVAAYALGAGAFCYWLWRQQRTGSEQPHSSIISAWGQPALGYDNVRAASAARLQIEPHMLNTRPVQAEVAITYSDRAKAFLATEPHRQLNYRSLLGDFYRRILDLGIHRDLLPEGGDLSGYKLLFTPFIHYLSPEYMARALDFTAGGGIWICGPLSGGRTAEHTLHTDAALGELERLAGVCSKFVYPMEGTGSIGEAFGCSAPLSLWSTVFEPLPDGASVIGVIAEGRTPGLAYLTEQPYGRGAIVMLGSLPSGSEGDKQLCALIEHYAARAGVTRRSDVTPGSILCPRCGASGVLWTLVNMDGLGGSVTLPRSGQDVLTGTAVPAGPLSLGAYEYKLIALQ